The following are encoded in a window of Salmo trutta chromosome 9, fSalTru1.1, whole genome shotgun sequence genomic DNA:
- the LOC115200605 gene encoding progestin and adipoQ receptor family member 3 isoform X2: MPQKLMKSAHYIELGGKYQYWPVLVPRGIRLYTYEQIPVFLRDNPYITDGYRAYLPSRLCIKSLFILSNETVNIWSHLLGFLLFFTLGIYDMASVLPATGASREDYVIYSIGLFCFQLCMLCSVGYHLFCCHRSEKTSRRWMALDYAGISIGILGCYVPGVFYAFYCNNYWRQVYLVTVLAMILAVFFAQIHPHYLSKQWQRLRSVLFCSVAGYGLIPTVHWVWLNGGFSSGLVQSFIPRVLGMYVIAALAFTFYVSKVPERYFPGTSRKSLNATSQVS; the protein is encoded by the exons ATGCCTCAGAAGCTGATGAAGAGTGCCCACTACATCGAGCTGGGGGGGAAATACCAGTACTGGCCCGTGCTGGTCCCCAGAGGGATAAGGCTGTACACATACGAACAGATCCCAGTGTTCCTGAGGGATAATCCTTACATCACAGACGGCTACAGAGCCTACCTGCCCTCCAGGCTATGCATCAAAAG TCTGTTCATCCTGTCCAATGAGACAGTGAATATCTGGAGCCACCTGCTGGGCTTCCTGTTGTTCTTCACCCTGGGGATCTACGACATGGCGTCCGTGCTGCCTGCCACCGGGGCTTCCCGGGAGGACTACGTCATCTATTCCATAGGACTCTTCTGCTTCCAG CTCTGTATGCTGTGCTCTGTGGGATACCACCTGTTCTGCTGTCACCGCTCAGAGAAGACCAGTCGCCGCTGGATGGCTCTGGACTACGCTGGCATCTCCATAGGCATCCTGGGCTGCTACGTACCTGGGGTCTTCTACGCATTCTACTGCAATAAC TACTGGCGTCAGGTGTACCTGGTGACGGTGCTAGCTATGATCCTGGCGGTGTTCTTTGCCCAGATCCACCCCCACTACCTCAGCAAGCAGTGGCAGCGGCTCCGCTCCGTCCTCTTCTGCAGCGTGGCCGGCTACGGCCTTATCCCCACCGTACACTGGGTCTGGCTCAATGGGGGCTTCTCTTCGGGGCTCGTACAG TCTTTTATTCCTCGTGTTCTGGGGATGTACGTGATCGCTGCCTTAGCCTTCACCTTCTACGTCTCGAAGGTCCCTGAACGCTACTTCCCAGGTACGTCTCGAAAGTCCCTGAACGCTACTTCCCAG GTCAGTTGA
- the LOC115200605 gene encoding progestin and adipoQ receptor family member 3 isoform X1: protein MPQKLMKSAHYIELGGKYQYWPVLVPRGIRLYTYEQIPVFLRDNPYITDGYRAYLPSRLCIKSLFILSNETVNIWSHLLGFLLFFTLGIYDMASVLPATGASREDYVIYSIGLFCFQLCMLCSVGYHLFCCHRSEKTSRRWMALDYAGISIGILGCYVPGVFYAFYCNNYWRQVYLVTVLAMILAVFFAQIHPHYLSKQWQRLRSVLFCSVAGYGLIPTVHWVWLNGGFSSGLVQSFIPRVLGMYVIAALAFTFYVSKVPERYFPGQLNYLGSSHQLWHVLVIVMFYWWHQAALFILTHRHSHPCPDYTVHA from the exons ATGCCTCAGAAGCTGATGAAGAGTGCCCACTACATCGAGCTGGGGGGGAAATACCAGTACTGGCCCGTGCTGGTCCCCAGAGGGATAAGGCTGTACACATACGAACAGATCCCAGTGTTCCTGAGGGATAATCCTTACATCACAGACGGCTACAGAGCCTACCTGCCCTCCAGGCTATGCATCAAAAG TCTGTTCATCCTGTCCAATGAGACAGTGAATATCTGGAGCCACCTGCTGGGCTTCCTGTTGTTCTTCACCCTGGGGATCTACGACATGGCGTCCGTGCTGCCTGCCACCGGGGCTTCCCGGGAGGACTACGTCATCTATTCCATAGGACTCTTCTGCTTCCAG CTCTGTATGCTGTGCTCTGTGGGATACCACCTGTTCTGCTGTCACCGCTCAGAGAAGACCAGTCGCCGCTGGATGGCTCTGGACTACGCTGGCATCTCCATAGGCATCCTGGGCTGCTACGTACCTGGGGTCTTCTACGCATTCTACTGCAATAAC TACTGGCGTCAGGTGTACCTGGTGACGGTGCTAGCTATGATCCTGGCGGTGTTCTTTGCCCAGATCCACCCCCACTACCTCAGCAAGCAGTGGCAGCGGCTCCGCTCCGTCCTCTTCTGCAGCGTGGCCGGCTACGGCCTTATCCCCACCGTACACTGGGTCTGGCTCAATGGGGGCTTCTCTTCGGGGCTCGTACAG TCTTTTATTCCTCGTGTTCTGGGGATGTACGTGATCGCTGCCTTAGCCTTCACCTTCTACGTCTCGAAGGTCCCTGAACGCTACTTCCCAG GTCAGTTGAACTACCTGGGCTCCAGCCACCAGCTGTGGCATGTTCTGGTCATTGTGATGTTCTACTGGTGGCACCAGGCTGCCCTCTTCATCTTAACCCACCGCCACAGCCACCCCTGCCCAGACTACACTGTGCACGCCTAG